A window of Sphingobacterium sp. SRCM116780 contains these coding sequences:
- a CDS encoding serine hydrolase domain-containing protein: protein MVQVYGYRELSNKQISDKNTLYQTASMSKAINAVAVLKLVEEGKISLDEDIRKYLKTWHFPDNKFSDSKKITLENLLSHTGGLGTSGFFGYNIKDSIPTLNQILDGKAPANSDAVIPINYPDVAYLYSGGGTTVIRKILEDRFNKDYSEMIRTILLKPLKINRSTYNRPLDQYEKNYAVGYFGENQMIEGGYHIFPELAPDGLWSTSNDIGKVIVSIQHSLQGNPSLLNKESVLTMFARVIPSSNYALGFVVEEKGNETYFSHRGANYGYRGVFYGSMTSGKGIVVLTNSEHGEPLINEVVNSVAIAYNWKGFYNPPIKKLIAISPNDIDSLVGDYSNGDATFLIRNKNGKLEMTGNSTEVLYPIGNRKFFLLSTPNINVHFDFSNDEKTAHTLTIQENGKILITAIKK from the coding sequence ATGGTCCAAGTCTATGGTTATCGTGAACTATCGAATAAGCAAATTTCAGATAAAAACACATTATACCAAACCGCTTCAATGAGCAAGGCAATAAATGCCGTTGCCGTTTTAAAACTTGTTGAAGAGGGAAAGATTTCTTTAGATGAAGATATTAGAAAATATCTCAAGACATGGCATTTTCCAGATAATAAATTTTCTGACTCCAAAAAGATTACTTTGGAGAACTTACTCAGCCATACCGGTGGTTTGGGAACCAGTGGCTTTTTTGGCTACAACATAAAGGATTCAATACCCACTTTGAATCAAATTTTAGATGGAAAAGCACCTGCAAATAGTGACGCTGTTATCCCAATAAATTATCCTGATGTTGCATACCTATATTCTGGAGGAGGAACGACTGTAATTCGAAAGATCTTGGAAGACAGATTCAACAAAGACTATTCGGAAATGATACGAACAATCTTGTTGAAACCTTTAAAAATAAACCGTAGTACATATAATCGACCACTTGATCAATATGAAAAAAATTACGCAGTTGGCTATTTTGGGGAAAACCAAATGATTGAGGGTGGATATCATATTTTTCCAGAGCTCGCTCCCGATGGTCTTTGGAGTACTTCAAATGATATTGGTAAGGTTATCGTATCTATTCAACATTCACTCCAGGGAAACCCATCTTTACTCAATAAAGAAAGTGTCTTGACAATGTTTGCTCGCGTTATTCCATCATCAAATTACGCATTGGGTTTTGTTGTGGAAGAAAAAGGTAATGAAACTTATTTTTCTCACAGAGGTGCAAATTATGGATACAGAGGCGTCTTCTATGGAAGTATGACCTCTGGTAAAGGAATCGTTGTACTTACTAATTCTGAGCATGGCGAACCACTAATTAATGAAGTTGTAAATAGTGTAGCTATCGCCTATAATTGGAAAGGGTTTTATAATCCACCAATCAAAAAGTTAATCGCTATTTCTCCAAATGATATTGACTCGTTAGTTGGTGATTATAGTAATGGTGATGCCACTTTCTTAATTAGAAATAAGAATGGGAAACTAGAAATGACAGGGAATTCAACGGAGGTGTTGTACCCTATTGGAAATAGGAAATTCTTCTTATTATCCACTCCAAATATAAACGTCCATTTCGATTTCTCGAATGATGAAAAAACAGCTCATACATTGACTATACAAGAAAATGGAAAGATTCTGATAACAGCCATTAAAAAGTAA
- a CDS encoding fimbrillin family protein — MFLNKGIAVKNIFGMLILMTIFSCAKETKDKPVVQGDLSVNFQIEGIEANLDESSSLKLFGDTKQRSMDSNPKSSLKLIDQQKAKQDGQPFEAIASVYEVNEGVNFNNANASNSSSQVKKASVANKSLVAAKIDMAAGIKYRILIFDASDNFITSLDATVGTVPKFTEALRNTTYKWKAYSYNTSSTITPAIPANPTPAQLNVASSNTGGLLYASGSITTSNIKNDNNKVNILFKHQTAIIEIVFSGRGMFDRISKLTGTANIPLYSGTFNLKDGTYFSYGTPTASKSFVTTDFTSIKNDTIRSLSLYTVNAAQAISSYSVQLSELSFVTDLGASMGYANRAYTTATTGAMNYSFTKPFTPELGKRYKIIIDLLAPSRTVGGASGVDWAYWNLFYNDVTKVYGFRHYNSNFYEKGLPVSSTKSGEYFNWKAAKPGFSEATGIVDPCTLVYPAGRWKMPTQAEFSTITAIPSSTGAIPRKANARSGDPVRYINIILGTGKFSPYDGFTNGLPMLQLGRRNVGSDAMTDYNTNGSGTSGVYYWASDQFSAANANYFYITNTSEFGIVMTANNSSNLPKTNGMNIRCIRNKAFTTYTPNIN; from the coding sequence ATGTTTTTAAATAAAGGTATTGCAGTTAAAAATATTTTCGGAATGCTGATTCTGATGACTATATTTTCATGTGCAAAGGAAACAAAAGATAAACCTGTTGTGCAAGGAGATCTTAGTGTTAATTTTCAAATAGAGGGTATTGAGGCTAACCTGGATGAAAGTAGTTCTTTAAAACTTTTCGGGGATACGAAACAAAGAAGTATGGATAGTAATCCTAAAAGTTCTTTAAAACTGATAGATCAGCAAAAAGCTAAGCAGGATGGGCAGCCATTTGAGGCCATTGCTAGTGTTTATGAAGTTAATGAAGGCGTTAATTTTAACAATGCTAATGCATCCAACAGTTCTTCACAAGTGAAAAAGGCTAGTGTCGCTAATAAGTCGCTAGTAGCTGCAAAAATAGATATGGCAGCTGGAATTAAATATAGAATATTAATTTTCGATGCTTCAGACAACTTTATTACCTCATTAGATGCGACAGTAGGTACGGTACCAAAATTTACAGAGGCTCTTCGAAATACGACTTATAAGTGGAAAGCGTATTCTTATAATACATCAAGTACTATAACGCCAGCAATACCAGCAAATCCGACTCCAGCGCAGTTAAATGTAGCAAGTTCTAATACAGGTGGGTTATTATATGCTTCTGGCAGTATTACAACATCTAATATTAAGAATGACAATAATAAAGTTAATATCCTATTCAAACATCAGACAGCTATTATTGAAATCGTATTCAGTGGCAGAGGAATGTTTGACAGAATTTCTAAATTGACTGGTACAGCAAATATTCCGTTATATTCAGGTACATTTAATCTGAAGGATGGAACTTATTTTTCATATGGTACGCCAACAGCCTCGAAAAGTTTTGTTACTACAGATTTTACGAGCATAAAGAATGATACGATTAGAAGTTTATCTTTATATACGGTAAATGCAGCTCAGGCGATATCCAGTTATTCTGTGCAATTGAGTGAGCTTTCATTTGTCACAGATTTGGGGGCATCAATGGGATATGCTAATCGAGCATATACAACTGCAACTACAGGTGCTATGAATTATAGTTTTACCAAACCATTTACCCCTGAATTAGGTAAAAGGTATAAAATTATTATTGATCTACTAGCCCCTTCCCGAACTGTAGGTGGTGCGAGCGGGGTGGATTGGGCTTATTGGAATCTTTTTTATAATGATGTGACTAAGGTATACGGATTTAGACATTACAATTCCAATTTTTATGAAAAAGGCTTACCCGTTAGCAGTACAAAATCAGGAGAATATTTTAATTGGAAAGCAGCAAAACCTGGATTTAGTGAGGCTACAGGTATAGTGGATCCTTGTACCTTAGTTTACCCGGCAGGTAGATGGAAAATGCCAACTCAGGCTGAATTCAGTACTATAACGGCTATTCCAAGTTCAACTGGGGCAATACCAAGAAAAGCTAATGCCCGTTCTGGTGACCCGGTTCGCTATATTAATATTATTTTGGGTACAGGAAAATTTTCTCCTTATGATGGTTTTACCAATGGTTTGCCGATGTTACAGCTAGGGCGTCGCAATGTTGGTAGTGATGCGATGACGGATTATAATACAAATGGTAGTGGTACTTCTGGAGTATATTATTGGGCATCTGATCAATTTTCTGCTGCTAATGCAAATTATTTTTACATTACAAATACAAGTGAGTTTGGAATTGTAATGACTGCTAATAATTCTTCGAATCTGCCTAAAACCAATGGAATGAATATAAGATGTATAAGAAATAAAGCTTTTACGACCTATACACCTAATATAAATTAA
- a CDS encoding Crp/Fnr family transcriptional regulator, with protein MIHPLRKHIEEVISLTDHEFAYILSHFTVKKFKKHQFVIQEGNEVKNDHFVLSGLLKATYVNPEDGKENILQFAWENWWISDYQAYFNGGSATLNIDCIEETEVLCLSLQNRDKICAEMHQIEHFFRRKSNSGYVALQQRILSLLTNSAKERFNNLLASYPSLFQRVPKSLIASYLGVSRETLSRFTK; from the coding sequence ATGATCCATCCACTCCGAAAACATATAGAAGAAGTTATATCCCTTACTGATCATGAGTTCGCGTATATTTTATCGCATTTTACAGTCAAAAAATTTAAAAAACATCAATTTGTTATCCAAGAAGGAAATGAAGTTAAAAATGACCATTTTGTCCTTTCAGGTTTATTAAAAGCGACATACGTTAATCCCGAAGATGGTAAGGAAAATATTCTACAATTCGCTTGGGAAAACTGGTGGATATCAGATTATCAAGCATACTTCAATGGAGGTAGCGCTACACTTAATATCGATTGTATTGAGGAAACAGAAGTGCTTTGTTTATCGCTTCAAAATAGGGATAAAATTTGTGCAGAGATGCATCAGATCGAGCACTTTTTTAGACGTAAATCCAATAGTGGATATGTCGCTTTGCAACAACGAATCTTATCTTTATTAACAAACTCCGCAAAAGAACGTTTCAATAATCTGTTGGCCAGTTATCCTTCGCTCTTTCAACGGGTTCCCAAATCCCTTATTGCCTCTTATTTGGGCGTGTCTAGAGAGACACTTAGTCGCTTTACAAAATGA
- a CDS encoding type 1 glutamine amidotransferase domain-containing protein codes for MNGKQISIAVVVMMFTIIAWLNPAAAQIKKNQHKMEKKILFVVTSHDRKGNTGESTGYYLGEVSHPWEVLHTAGYDIDFVSPKGGKAPVDGFDLSDPVNKQFWEDKTYHHKIENTMKPSDVDPSKYVAIFYAGGHGAMWDFADNKEIAEIARKIYENNGIVSAVCHGPAGLVNIQLSDGKYLVDGKKINAFTNEEETAVKLENIVPFLLENKLKERGAIFEKSGLWEPHVVTDSRVITGQNPQSAKAVGEAIRSALQ; via the coding sequence ATGAATGGCAAACAAATTTCGATAGCTGTAGTTGTAATGATGTTTACCATCATTGCCTGGTTAAATCCAGCAGCTGCACAAATTAAAAAAAATCAACATAAGATGGAAAAGAAAATATTATTTGTGGTAACCAGCCACGATAGAAAAGGCAACACAGGAGAATCTACAGGATATTACTTAGGAGAAGTTTCCCATCCTTGGGAAGTACTACATACAGCGGGTTACGATATCGATTTTGTAAGCCCTAAAGGAGGAAAAGCGCCTGTAGATGGATTTGATCTTAGTGATCCTGTAAATAAACAATTTTGGGAAGACAAAACATATCACCATAAAATTGAAAATACAATGAAACCTTCAGATGTAGATCCGTCCAAGTATGTGGCCATATTTTATGCTGGAGGCCATGGTGCCATGTGGGATTTCGCTGACAATAAGGAGATTGCTGAAATTGCTCGAAAAATTTATGAAAATAATGGAATCGTTAGTGCCGTGTGCCATGGACCAGCTGGATTGGTAAATATCCAACTCAGTGATGGAAAATATTTGGTAGATGGGAAAAAGATAAATGCATTTACGAATGAAGAAGAAACTGCTGTAAAACTAGAAAATATAGTACCCTTTTTATTAGAGAATAAACTTAAAGAACGCGGTGCAATATTTGAAAAATCAGGACTTTGGGAACCTCATGTTGTGACGGATAGTCGAGTAATTACAGGACAAAATCCACAATCTGCTAAAGCTGTAGGAGAAGCTATTCGATCTGCTTTACAATAA
- a CDS encoding helix-turn-helix transcriptional regulator — MDKLEVLQAKMLNQYAFFASVIIMLNAVKDLFFGLFVSFGILSTTGFAFFFLFSRIRFKPLSLFICYVALILLIFYYSCLIGLESGVSTLYFPLLFSVLLVYTDRKNFRYSILIVLFVIIFFSINHFHNFRIFPSLSNESEEYLKNTRISIFIQAIGLVIIGGYFNLKKNEKLIKLFQQSQRSEVIISELKVNLDNTSNKEVEKLVSLAMENDIAFITLFKKVFPDFYDNLLKVNRDITPEEFRFCALLKLGFSTKDIAESNYLAIRTVQTRKSRLRKTFDIPPDTDLYVWINEF, encoded by the coding sequence ATGGACAAATTAGAAGTGCTACAGGCCAAAATGCTAAATCAGTATGCCTTTTTCGCTTCCGTCATTATTATGCTAAATGCGGTCAAAGATTTGTTTTTTGGGTTATTTGTTAGTTTTGGTATATTAAGTACAACAGGTTTCGCTTTCTTCTTTCTCTTTTCTAGAATTAGATTTAAACCTTTATCCTTGTTTATCTGTTATGTAGCCTTGATCTTGCTAATATTTTATTATTCCTGTCTCATAGGTCTTGAGAGTGGTGTTAGCACATTGTATTTTCCTTTACTTTTTTCCGTATTATTAGTCTATACAGATCGGAAGAATTTCCGATATAGTATATTAATTGTGCTATTTGTTATTATATTTTTTTCAATAAACCACTTCCATAATTTTCGTATTTTTCCTAGTTTAAGTAATGAAAGTGAAGAATATTTAAAGAATACCCGTATTTCTATATTTATCCAGGCAATTGGTCTGGTGATTATTGGTGGATATTTTAATTTAAAGAAGAACGAAAAATTAATTAAATTATTTCAACAGTCACAACGAAGTGAAGTGATTATTTCGGAATTGAAAGTAAATTTGGATAATACTTCCAATAAAGAAGTGGAGAAATTGGTGTCTCTAGCTATGGAGAATGATATTGCCTTTATCACTCTTTTTAAAAAAGTGTTTCCTGATTTCTATGATAATCTGTTGAAAGTTAATCGGGATATTACTCCTGAAGAATTTCGGTTCTGTGCTTTATTGAAACTTGGTTTTTCAACTAAAGATATTGCAGAATCTAATTATTTGGCCATTAGAACAGTACAAACTCGAAAGAGTAGGTTGCGCAAAACCTTTGATATACCTCCAGACACAGATTTATATGTATGGATTAATGAATTTTAA
- a CDS encoding IS3 family transposase: MITLRLQEPDVSVKTLCSLFGKTRHAHYDYLWGLERDILLQDVVLREVGQIRADLPKLGTRKLHFLLKDPLLKHGISIGRDYLFDLLCSRGMLVKRRRRRSITTDSNHWMHKYDNLIQEIEIIRAEQVWVSDITYLTLNNSFVYLSLITDAYSHQIMGHRVQNDLSAAGCIGALEMAVLKRTTPHLSLVHHSDRGSQYCSKSYIDILRTQKVAVSMTQNGSPYDNAIAERINGILKSEFEIERNTGSMIQLRDKIDHAINIYNNLRPHDSCESLTPNQAHLKTGVLNKNWKNYRKVNWERKKQESVNAKNSTSIDIGDSSTAISTEVAEGLIQFKIQEMKQT, from the coding sequence GTGATCACGCTCCGGTTACAGGAACCGGATGTAAGTGTTAAAACACTATGTTCACTGTTTGGCAAGACCAGACATGCCCATTATGATTATCTGTGGGGCCTTGAACGTGATATTCTTCTTCAGGATGTTGTGCTACGGGAAGTAGGTCAGATCAGGGCTGACCTACCAAAGCTGGGCACCAGAAAACTGCATTTTTTGCTAAAGGACCCGTTGTTGAAACATGGCATATCTATAGGACGGGACTATCTGTTTGATCTGCTCTGCAGCCGTGGGATGCTTGTCAAAAGGCGCCGAAGGCGCAGCATTACTACAGATTCCAATCACTGGATGCACAAATATGACAACCTGATCCAGGAAATAGAAATCATCCGTGCCGAACAGGTCTGGGTGAGTGATATTACCTATCTGACCCTGAACAACTCATTTGTGTACCTGAGTTTGATCACGGATGCTTATTCTCATCAGATTATGGGTCATCGGGTGCAAAATGATCTCTCGGCAGCAGGTTGCATCGGGGCCCTGGAGATGGCTGTATTAAAAAGGACAACACCCCATTTATCGCTGGTCCATCATTCAGACCGCGGGTCACAGTACTGCAGTAAATCTTATATAGATATATTGAGAACGCAAAAAGTAGCCGTTAGTATGACCCAGAACGGAAGTCCTTATGATAATGCCATTGCAGAAAGGATCAACGGCATTCTTAAATCAGAGTTTGAAATAGAGCGAAATACGGGATCTATGATACAATTACGGGATAAAATAGACCATGCCATCAACATCTATAATAACCTTAGGCCCCATGACAGCTGTGAATCACTTACCCCAAACCAGGCACATCTAAAAACCGGGGTCTTAAACAAAAATTGGAAAAACTACAGAAAAGTCAACTGGGAACGTAAAAAACAAGAAAGTGTAAATGCTAAAAACAGCACTTCAATTGATATAGGGGACTCTTCGACCGCTATATCAACTGAAGTCGCCGAAGGCTTAATCCAATTCAAAATACAAGAAATGAAGCAAACATAA
- a CDS encoding transposase: protein MSIEKADKKFGRYYLDSFKREVVSEVEREGNLALVCSRHGISYKSIHTWLKQYGSISYQQNKIKLRSLCEREGIAREIVSGHISIEEAMLKYNARNRDTVNMWIRHYKLRQQELIDLLPAEIPSAEREFVSSNIATDALKLAELKIRSLEIMLDIASKEFHVDIRKKFGAKP from the coding sequence ATGTCAATAGAAAAAGCGGACAAGAAATTTGGGCGATATTATTTAGACTCCTTTAAACGGGAAGTGGTATCCGAGGTTGAACGTGAAGGGAATTTAGCTTTAGTCTGTAGCCGTCATGGAATAAGTTATAAATCTATACATACCTGGTTGAAACAATATGGGAGTATTTCTTATCAACAGAATAAGATTAAACTACGTAGCCTTTGCGAACGGGAGGGTATAGCCAGGGAGATCGTTTCGGGCCATATCAGTATAGAGGAGGCGATGCTGAAATATAATGCGAGGAATCGTGATACAGTGAATATGTGGATCCGTCATTATAAACTCAGGCAGCAGGAACTGATAGATTTATTGCCTGCTGAGATCCCCTCAGCAGAGAGAGAATTTGTATCCTCTAATATTGCCACCGATGCTTTAAAGCTGGCGGAGCTGAAAATCAGGTCACTGGAAATAATGCTTGATATTGCAAGTAAAGAATTCCATGTGGACATCAGAAAAAAGTTTGGGGCCAAACCGTGA
- a CDS encoding SPFH domain-containing protein yields MSLKEFFKKQLSQVIEWKDQQSDLLVYKFPSENDEIKNAGKLIVSPGQGAILVYEGQVADHITESGIYNLETDNHPFITTLLKLRTNFESEHKLKIYFFRTSENVNQGWGTSQPIKYVDPVYQFPVELGANGSFSFKIDKALQLFTQVIGSKNVYSVQEARQLLQSRFPQAIASVLATAGISYQQIDAQLATLSEMLHVQINIELDKLGFELTDFKLNATIFDEGTKERIDRIADITADAMAADKGGLTYVELEKLKALRDAARNEGGLAGAGLQFGAGMELGKAFNVEKDSQLNAPAADPIVKLQQLKILLTEGIITEEEFAAKKKEWLDKL; encoded by the coding sequence ATGAGTTTAAAAGAATTTTTTAAAAAGCAATTATCGCAAGTTATTGAGTGGAAAGATCAACAGTCTGATTTGCTGGTATATAAATTTCCCTCAGAAAATGATGAAATTAAAAACGCAGGGAAGCTCATTGTATCTCCTGGTCAGGGAGCTATCCTGGTTTACGAAGGACAAGTGGCCGATCATATTACCGAGTCAGGTATTTATAATCTTGAAACAGATAACCATCCTTTTATAACGACGCTCTTAAAGTTGAGAACAAATTTTGAAAGCGAGCATAAACTTAAAATCTATTTTTTCAGAACTTCAGAAAATGTAAATCAGGGTTGGGGTACATCACAACCCATAAAATACGTTGATCCTGTTTATCAATTTCCTGTGGAATTAGGCGCTAACGGAAGTTTTTCCTTTAAGATTGACAAAGCATTACAGCTTTTTACCCAAGTTATTGGCTCTAAGAATGTGTATTCCGTTCAAGAGGCTCGACAGCTTTTGCAAAGTCGTTTTCCACAAGCCATAGCTTCTGTACTGGCAACGGCTGGCATTTCTTATCAACAGATTGATGCACAGTTGGCTACATTGTCAGAAATGCTACACGTACAGATTAATATTGAATTGGACAAACTGGGCTTTGAGCTTACCGATTTTAAGTTAAACGCGACAATATTTGATGAAGGCACGAAAGAAAGGATCGACAGAATTGCAGACATAACTGCTGACGCTATGGCTGCAGATAAAGGAGGTTTAACCTATGTTGAACTTGAAAAGCTGAAAGCGCTTCGAGATGCTGCAAGAAATGAAGGTGGACTTGCGGGTGCGGGTTTACAATTTGGGGCTGGTATGGAACTCGGGAAGGCGTTTAATGTAGAGAAAGATAGTCAGTTAAATGCTCCTGCTGCTGATCCTATTGTCAAATTGCAACAGCTTAAAATTTTACTTACCGAAGGAATTATAACCGAGGAAGAGTTTGCTGCAAAAAAGAAAGAATGGTTAGATAAATTATAA
- a CDS encoding helix-turn-helix transcriptional regulator yields the protein MIVDLYHQVLRSESLISDLKKKFTSDTLLSIDDIVKLAIDDDIAFIPLFKQAFPQFYDKLMLINPQMTNDEFKLCALLQLGFTTKDIANYTHIAVRTVQTKKSRLRKSFNIPSNIDLYIWIGKV from the coding sequence ATGATTGTAGACTTATATCATCAAGTTTTGCGTAGCGAATCACTCATCTCAGATTTAAAAAAGAAGTTTACATCTGATACTTTGCTAAGTATAGATGATATTGTTAAACTGGCGATAGATGATGATATCGCTTTTATCCCTTTATTCAAACAAGCTTTCCCTCAGTTTTATGATAAACTGATGCTCATCAATCCGCAGATGACCAATGATGAATTTAAACTTTGTGCATTATTGCAATTGGGATTTACAACAAAAGATATTGCCAACTATACCCATATCGCGGTTCGTACTGTTCAAACTAAAAAAAGCCGTTTAAGAAAGTCATTTAATATTCCATCTAATATAGATCTTTACATATGGATAGGAAAAGTATGA
- a CDS encoding helix-turn-helix transcriptional regulator has translation MKSIVKKRWDQICNNHISKEMNKLESIQMRITNQYVFLISIILFMNSIRYIWFGLTINFYVLFSLSYIFFGLFLFKNLRFSPYILLTCCLLLTLLVFYFSSVGNFGNGVVLYYFALLSAVFFIFNDKKTIPFSIIIYLVVFFLFYFSHEYDFKIFKIQKRDDILFSKNQRLITFVQVFIIMTLNGYFAIKKNNMITELHLQVLRGESLISDLRKEFASENLINIDNIVKLAIGDNITFIPLFKQVFHQFYDNLILINPQMTNDEFKLCALLKLGFTTKDIANCSHISIRTVQTKKSRLRKSFNILSNTDLYIWIGKV, from the coding sequence ATGAAAAGTATAGTAAAAAAAAGATGGGATCAAATATGTAATAATCATATTTCTAAAGAAATGAATAAGTTGGAATCTATTCAAATGCGGATAACTAATCAATACGTATTTCTTATTTCTATAATTTTATTTATGAACTCTATTAGGTATATATGGTTTGGATTGACTATAAATTTTTATGTATTATTTTCATTAAGTTATATTTTTTTTGGTTTATTCTTATTTAAAAATCTGCGTTTTAGTCCTTATATTTTGTTAACATGCTGTTTATTGTTGACATTGCTTGTTTTTTATTTTTCTTCTGTAGGCAATTTTGGCAATGGAGTTGTCCTATATTATTTTGCGCTATTATCTGCCGTTTTTTTTATTTTTAATGATAAAAAAACTATTCCATTTAGCATTATTATTTATTTAGTCGTTTTTTTTCTTTTTTATTTCAGCCATGAATACGACTTTAAAATTTTTAAAATACAAAAACGTGATGATATTCTTTTTTCTAAGAATCAGCGACTCATCACTTTTGTTCAGGTTTTTATAATAATGACTCTGAATGGATATTTTGCTATAAAAAAGAATAATATGATTACAGAATTGCATCTTCAGGTTTTACGCGGCGAGTCGCTTATATCAGATTTAAGAAAGGAATTTGCATCAGAAAACTTAATCAATATAGATAATATTGTTAAATTGGCTATTGGTGATAACATTACTTTTATCCCCTTATTTAAACAGGTTTTTCATCAATTTTATGATAACTTGATACTTATTAATCCGCAGATGACCAATGATGAATTTAAACTTTGTGCATTGTTGAAATTAGGGTTTACAACAAAAGATATCGCCAATTGTAGTCATATCTCCATTCGTACTGTTCAAACGAAAAAAAGTCGCTTACGGAAATCATTTAATATTCTATCTAATACGGATCTATATATATGGATAGGTAAAGTATAA
- a CDS encoding transposase has translation MGNLPKFVLTTDVNMKHSKIIRYSDEVKEEVVNAILNGELLLKEAMEKYDILAELTIIKWVKKSQSKTKTIDV, from the coding sequence ATGGGAAACTTACCTAAGTTTGTGTTAACAACCGATGTCAATATGAAACATTCTAAAATAATTCGATATTCTGATGAAGTAAAAGAGGAAGTTGTTAATGCTATTCTTAATGGAGAGCTATTGTTAAAAGAAGCCATGGAAAAATATGATATATTGGCAGAGTTAACAATTATAAAATGGGTGAAAAAATCTCAATCTAAAACTAAAACAATCGACGTTTAA
- a CDS encoding DUF6624 domain-containing protein, with product MKYLFLAIVCISITACKSQKLLNMELKKELDQILFDDQIYREFSDNETSEKRKDEIAQSLHLSRDSLQRNIWTFINKTDTENLKKVESIIAKYGYPGKSLVGEPTNTAVFYAIQHSNKIEQYYSLIEKAGKTGELPFKYTAMQLDRKLTNEGKPQIYGTQVGFRMIRNPKTGIQENFIYVLPIEDAKNVNRRRKKAGFDTTVEENTKRFGIEYKAYTYEELSQIK from the coding sequence ATGAAATATTTATTTCTTGCTATCGTCTGTATTTCCATAACAGCGTGTAAATCACAAAAATTATTAAACATGGAACTCAAAAAAGAACTGGATCAAATCCTTTTTGATGATCAGATTTATCGTGAGTTTAGTGACAATGAGACTTCAGAAAAAAGAAAAGATGAAATTGCTCAAAGTCTCCATCTTTCAAGGGATTCTTTGCAGCGAAATATTTGGACATTCATCAATAAAACGGATACAGAGAACCTTAAAAAGGTGGAAAGTATAATTGCTAAATACGGATATCCAGGAAAATCATTAGTTGGAGAACCGACGAATACTGCTGTATTTTATGCAATACAACATTCCAATAAAATTGAACAATACTATTCGTTAATAGAAAAAGCAGGAAAAACAGGAGAACTTCCTTTTAAATATACAGCCATGCAATTGGATCGGAAATTAACAAATGAAGGAAAACCGCAAATTTATGGAACGCAAGTAGGATTTCGAATGATCAGGAATCCAAAAACTGGAATCCAAGAAAATTTTATCTATGTATTACCCATTGAAGATGCCAAAAATGTCAATCGTAGAAGAAAAAAAGCTGGCTTTGATACAACAGTTGAAGAAAATACGAAAAGATTCGGGATTGAATACAAAGCGTATACCTATGAAGAGCTGAGTCAGATAAAATAA